One genomic window of Plasmodium falciparum 3D7 genome assembly, chromosome: 10 includes the following:
- a CDS encoding tRNA pseudouridine synthase, putative: MVIILLLAIICSYNITSYPCLNYKRRKNFYYCEIFKNEKEENSLKYPIYKYKRIKRNRSNINAFKKYNLINTLINRNYNVNNNMKKDGFHTRRCVAQLSLFSRKKRKKTNNEKKYIFNHIHFYSYILVYFNEGLLQHWTTTPHVTKIIFDNMYKGFRMKGGDNINIMGFYNTHNRKIHNYSLDIHRSDEKDTTDIIKKIKNKTGEKLIKDNNKKKNNNNINSNNNNINSNNNNNNNNNNNNNINDISIKKDRVCCNNPHINNKGDMDEENNEDHVNKTKEEHSFESVLNKYNKELILSKSKIVHLDFPICKNNSSNIVTMDDIFYGGFLNIYKPVKLYSMRVCEKIKKILKDYFYKLNKKKVNIKVGHGGTLDPFAEGVLIIGIQQATKKLSDFLKCYKKYLALSIFGYETDTLDREGKIIKEEHVIHKKLKKQDILTNLQKFIGHIKQYPPIYSAKRFKGLRLYEYARKNISVQIKPCNVHIKDIQYYKEIDLPFLDLYIHCSGGTYIRSLIRDFANSMNTSGTLIKLVRTEQNEFNYKNSLHYDDINLNTIKKYFIKL, translated from the coding sequence atggtAATAATCCTCTTACTTGCTATAATCTgctcatataatataacatcatATCCatgtttaaattataaaagaagaaaaaacttttattattgtgaaatatttaaaaatgagaAAGAGGAGAATTCATTAAAATATCcgatttataaatataaacgtATAAAAAGGAATCGCTCTAATATAAATGCttttaaaaagtataatttaataaatacgTTAATAAATCGAAATTATAAtgtcaataataatatgaagaaGGATGGTTTCCATACAAGAAGATGTGTAGCTCAATTAAGTTTATTCTCtagaaagaaaagaaaaaaaacaaacaatgaaaaaaaatatatatttaatcatattcatttttatagttATATTCTTGTGTATTTTAATGAGGGCCTTCTTCAACATTGGACGACTACACCACATGttacaaaaattatttttgataatatgTACAAAGGTTTTAGGATGAAGGGGGGggacaatataaatatcatgGGATTTTATAATACACATAATAGAAAAATTCATAACTATTCTTTGGATATTCACAGATCTGATGAAAAGGATACAACagacataataaaaaaaataaaaaataaaacaggagaaaaattaataaaagataataataaaaaaaaaaacaataataatattaatagtaataataataatattaatagtaataataataataataataataataataataataataacatcaATGATATATCCATAAAAAAAGATCGCGTATGTTGTAATAACCcccatataaataataagggAGATAtggatgaagaaaataatgaggATCATGTGAATAAAACCAAAGAAGAACATTCCTTTGAAAgtgttttaaataaatataataaagaattaattTTAAGTAAAAGTAAAATTGTACATTTGGATTTTCcaatttgtaaaaataattcttcaAATATTGTAACAATggatgatatattttatggaggttttttaaatatatataaacccGTGAAATTATATTCTATGAGGGTTTGtgaaaaaatcaaaaaaatattaaaagattatttttataaattaaataaaaaaaaagttaataTAAAAGTAGGACATGGAGGAACCTTAGATCCATTTGCTGAAGGCGTTTTAATAATAGGCATACAACAAgctacaaaaaaattatcagattttttaaaatgttataaaaagtaTCTAGCTCTTTCCATTTTTGGTTATGAAACAGATACATTAGATAGAGAaggaaaaattattaaagaaGAACATGTTAtacacaaaaaattaaaaaaacagGATATACTAACAAATTTACAAAAGTTCATAGGacatataaaacaatatCCTCCTATATATTCAGCAAAACGTTTCAAAGGATTAagattatatgaatatgcaagaaaaaatatatctgtACAAATTAAACCATGTAATGTACATATTAAGGATATtcaatattataaagaaattGATCTCCCTTTTCTGGATCTTTATATACATTGTTCTGGAGGTACATATATAAGAAGTCTTATAAGAGATTTTGCAAATTCTATGAATACAAGCGGCACATTAATAAAACTTGTACGAACGGAACAAAATGAATTTAACTATAAAAACTCTCTTCactatgatgatataaacctgaatactataaaaaaatatttcatcaAGTTGTGA
- a CDS encoding 26S proteasome regulatory subunit p55, putative, with protein MDDNTANIIGSHDNILTDPRIAQDCSAETNELLNKAEQYYKVGELDVMVEELISLEKKCRQSYDGISTSKICCFILNKYKEVGNYSKVNEYLIFFNKKRGQLKRTIIDIINLCKGWIEDIQNKEEKLNLINTLCLVSEGKIFVEVERSEVIRMLSKIKEEDGNIEEAANILQDVQVETFISMNKRDKTEYILEQMRLVLLRKDFIRCHVISRKINPSLLNTEEFADLKLKYYMYMIQYYINEESYLDVAKCYEERFHTDIVLNDRNLWIDEMKCYIIFLILSPYDEQQNKLSNLLKMQKKKLKEIPIYQNLVQDFIEQDLIQWPLPYQQELFNFFIFDDSIFLGGQNRKDLFKKKVMHHNIHVISNCYDQISLNRLAQLLNASIEDSENLLSELVSAKFINSKIDRLNGIIKFGQKKNPENLLNSWSLQINDILDLLEESSHLIQKERMLHEAKLKRIQLENKKMTL; from the exons aTGGATGATAATACAGCTAACATAATTGGATCtcatgataatattttaacaGACCCAAGGATAGCACAAGATTGTAGTGCTGAGACGAATGAACTGTTAAACAAAGCAGAACAGTATTACAag GTTGGAGAACTTGATGTTATGGTTGAGGAACTTATATCGTTAGAAAAGAAATGCAGACAATCATATGATGGAATATCTACTAGTAAGATatgttgttttattttgaataaatataaagaggTTGGTAACTATAGTAAGGTTAATGaatatcttatattttttaacaaaaaaagagGGCAATTAAAAAGAACGataatagatataataaatttatgtaAAGGTTGGATAGaagatatacaaaataaagaagagaaattaaatttaataaataccTTGTGTTTAGTTAGTGAAGGTAAAATATTTGTAGAGGTCGAAAGATCTGAAGTTATACGTATGTTAtctaaaataaaagaagaagatgGTAATATTGAAGAAGCAGCAAATATTTTACAAGATGTGCAAGTAGAAACCTTTATTTCAATGAATAAAAGAGATAAAACAGAATATATCTTAGAACAAATGAGATTAGTATTATTAAGAAAAGATTTTATTAGATGTCATGTTATAAGTAGAAAAATTAATCCATCCTTATTAAATACAGAAGAATTTGCtgatttaaaattaaaatattatatgtatatgattcaatattatataaatgaagaatcTTATTTAGATGTAGCAAAATGTTATGAAGAAAGATTTCATACTGATATTGTTTTAAATGATCGAAATTTATGGATTGATGAAAtgaaatgttatataatatttttaatattatcaccatatgatgaacaacaaaataaattatcaaatttattaaagatgcaaaaaaaaaaattaaaagaaataccTATATATCAAAATCTTGTACAAGATTTTATTGAACAAGATTTAATACAATGGCCACTACCATATCAAcaagaattatttaatttctttatattcgATGATTCCATATTTCTAGGAGGACAAAATAGAAAAGAcctctttaaaaaaaaagtcatGCATCATAATATACATGTTATATCAAATTGTTATGATCAAATATCTTTAAATAGATTAGCTCAATTATTAAACGCTTCTATCGAAGACTCagaaaatttattatcaGAATTAGTATCGGCGAAATTTATTAACTCTAAAATAGATAGATTAAAtggtattataaaatttggacaaaaaaaaaatcctgaaaatttattaaattcgtGGTCTCTACAAATTAACGATATATTAGACCTTCTAGAGGAATCTTCACATTTAATACAAAAAGAGAGAATGCTCCATGAAGCCAAACTAAAAAGAATACAgctagaaaataaaaaaatgactctataa
- a CDS encoding serine/threonine protein phosphatase 8, putative, translating to MEKYSKVIKKNEGLLNSSSVEGLHYNKFSSDDSVYIKTNNLDKMYYAYNNNNNDRNIVRKDFMPIEKYEDIKEDTNSNNYHNNSYYGRHHHNHILKNYKYDHYNKNCFKKYDDFNKYYFLIPNNKINAHIDEHPNYRLSNKLKGTNINDHLNDPHIFKTSEYNYKNVIDKDTSYHMYPVHNNNIPFIHNRKSTHTIKNKNCDFNNISQNLYVSSNPYISLDSYDNIIYSPKIGNYPINLNENIFIGSRDMNSSSRQIYKYINNNNVDSHMNKMNEHIHASGTKNYTLQEYPHYIYESNVNIEKVCDINDNNICGGAKKKIISYDLEEKNHKMDDSKDNIKRNINNVNYVKINHIDKEDKNKKVNYDDDKKVSDDDDKKVSDDDDNKKVSDDDDKKVSDDDDKKVSNDDNKKVYYDDDKKINDDDNNNISKDIRYDEKNNFMEWMSHNKLMKNIISSYNEDVNIENHGLFNLLFDIYGFNKDIFKEYLVHNKEETIKDVIKNIVNELSNEKNNKISEKLIFLKYLFNEYGHTEYPNLISLKNFKLIFKNYKNIFSSDKIVLFIFNCLDRGKRYHITQTDFIIGMLACSPQINNDISDDTGKLRHQLIFRAYDLDRDGYLNDNEFLVFLYHIYELSKNLQYSKLKNDKRKLKEFVIQEKNKIMKDKKKISYDIFYHLVLTKQIQGTTNLLRSNYDVSSVVKKYFLYTYAKNFITDTFINMDTSFFITTKKNIKNEHLKTQNLPNHENEVHIIHNDEVICNQEDDQKGNYVTNQDDNLAQEKKETHSEDHFHDSISNNNSYADVNACMGEMYAACDESEKNVEEHPYECVREVVHSENEQAEKCVEVKEEIKGDMNFIQSGDAASGDVEAADVEGAGVEAADVEGEGVEAADVEGAGVEAADVEGADVEGADVEGADVEGVHVECADEQNNDHIPTKDKINNEDVFFDNNNDKEHIRSNSSNEESFTKQLKDEINSSNEKDDEEKEDSLKKTENLNEEHIEKDGNNLSYLLNNNNNIVSCSGVDIKNNISERNIIYNMNDNLYDNVAKDRYNYFEHDKKQPINNEEDINKNNNNNDNMNCNTHISYSNINKFVTNNKEYFMNNKNNENDKKMFPSYKEQKNSTNINKSLPHFGKKEDIQDNVINKELHIEHIIEDKIERIKKLVKIYREKYITDHRLNTLNQDIAFKIFTMFYKVCYGKKKHTYTSFFEKFQICTYNDILLLCDEVAKLFKMENSLENVTLPCKVFGDVHGNLFDLLDFFNLYNWPMHNNKNLLLTESDLRKFEYIHNDKDIHIDKNKDMQYNDNDIKYVFLGNLINRGNYSLEVICLLFSLKILFPKHIYLLRGNHEDRLFNYIYGFYKDIEIKMKTNMEYMGIINYQEQVISAHSYELFNRINDVFEFFPLCVLLDKNILCIHGGIGDSVMTISDYQHIRKPILIPQNVDRYSNNKSEHVKKIIIDTLWSDPINYNDELDLQLLKNSSTYDIIPSRRGNITFKFGKHRLNDFLKNNQLKLIIRGHECVQEGYKYSYKRKLLTLFSAKNYCNKYNNNASNAFIVRKNKNIIIFNQILKYQHNCNTLINNENKQVTINQLQKYNFSNDKSNDKKTSPFFNNTHLTKKTFAVSHGYLSKCDEELNDQLNTHPSMKNCSGNNKNFNKDADKNYMNGSGENKSFNKDVDKNYMNGSGENKSFNKDVDKNYMNGSGDNKNFNNDVDKNYMNGSGDNKEDLNNSSSVPTTNINELNKNGAISICENEVLMNNKYGVVSNMSEQSRNSTENVASNNDMDINTVNQISKSIIKKKWRDTRTNQNLNSNKMNRNNNSQLINDMGSVNIYKEVEYEEDDKIEKEIQREEQNDIQNNVQINLQNDVLKQVENINVEISNDNMHNKNDVHYISMNEINSDKIKSSHINDNVYDKNESSTFSFEHKETYDEKGDNEKEQRNLERADSEKKNIVNDDYDFYSYDEIYINSLINSKIWEKNDDDYKIIERKDTNDELYKIEDKLQKQVNIHNVINEFFNNEEIYQEKTDSNYNMSNENESISGDNENSKKNYYSKLSKINEMYTNKHNDGDKIDEQMSDINSVDLINEFTSKSLDFMMPPNLGLGNRTQLKKDISMKENNKDQRNNVTTLKSLRGDNNIKDSSNKMQMQCLPPDPKPQTKITFQKSLEKINDS from the exons ATGGAAAAATATAGCAAggtgattaaaaaaaatgaaggacTTCTGAATTCTTCTTCCGTGGAAGGATTACATTACAATAAATTTTCATCAGATGAtagtgtatatataaaaacgaACAATTTAGATAAGATGTATtatgcatataataataataataatgatagaaATATTGTTAGAAAGGATTTTATGCctattgaaaaatatgaagatataaaagaagatacaaatagtaataattatcataataatagttattatggtcgtcatcatcataaccatatacttaaaaattacaaatatgatcattacaataaaaattgttttaaaaaatatgatgatttcaataaatattattttttaataccaAACAATAAGATCAATGCACATATAGATGAGCATCCTAATTATCGTCTtagtaataaattaaaaggtacaaatataaatgatcatTTGAATGAtccacatatatttaaaacatcagaatataattataaaaacgtAATAGATAAAGACACATCTTATCATATGTATCCAgtgcataataataatataccttTTATTCATAATAGGAAAAGTACTcatacaataaaaaataaaaattgtgaTTTCAATAATATCTCACAAAATTTGTATGTTTCTTCTAACCCTTATATTTCTTTAGActcatatgataatattatatattctccTAAAATAGGAAACTATCCGattaatttaaatgaaaatatttttattggtTCAAGAGATATGAATTCGTCTTCAAgacaaatatacaaatatataaataataataatgtggaTAGTCACatgaataaaatgaatgaacACATCCATGCTAGCGGAACAAAAAATTACACATTACAAGAATATCCTCATTATATATACGAATCTAATGTTAATATTGAAAAGGTTTGTGATATTaacgataataatatttgtggGGGCgctaagaaaaaaattatatcatatgATCTGGAAGAGAAGAACCACAAAATGGATGATAGTAAGGATAATATCAAAAGAAACATTAATAATGTGAATTATGTTAAAATTAATCATATCGACAAGGAggacaaaaataaaaaggtaaattatgatgatgataaaaaggtaagtgatgatgatgataaaaaggtaagtgatgatgatgataataaaaaggtaagtgatgatgatgataaaaaggtaagtgatgatgatgataaaaaggtaagtaatgatgataataaaaaggtatattatgatgatgataaaaagataaatgatgatgataataataatatatcaaaagatATAAGATAtgatgaaaagaataattttatGGAATGGATGTCACATAACAAACTTATgaagaatattatatcatcatataaTGAAGATGTAAATATAGAGAATCATGGTTTattcaatttattatttgatatatatggATTTAATAAAGATATCTTCAAAGAATATTTGGTACATAATAAGGAAGAGACAATAAAagatgttataaaaaatatagttaATGAATtatcaaatgaaaaaaataataaaatatcagaaaaactaatttttttaaaatatttatttaatgaatatgGTCATACAGAATATCCAAATTTAatatctttaaaaaattttaaactaatttttaaaaattataaaaatatattttcttcagaTAAAATTgtactatttatatttaattgttTAGATAGAGGAAAAAGATATCATATCACACAAACAGATTTTATTATTGGTATGCTTGCTTGTAGTCCTCAAATTAACAATGATATTTCGGATGATACGGGAAAATTACGTCATCAATTAATCTTTAGAGCATATGATTTAGATAGAGATGGATATCTTAATGATAATGAATTTCTTGTTTtcttatatcatatttatgaactatcaaaaaatttacaatattcaaaattgaaaaatgataaaagaaaattgaAAGAATTTGTTATACaggagaaaaataaaattatgaaagataaaaaaaaaataagttatgatatattttatcatctaGTTCTTACTAAACAAATTCAAGGAACTACAAATTTGCTCAGATCTAATTATGACGTTTCTTCAGTAGTCAAGAAATATTTTCTATACACGTATgctaaaaattttataaccgacacatttataaatatggatacttctttttttataaccacaaaaaaaaatattaaaaatgagcACCTCAAAACACAAAATTTACCAAATCATGAAAATGAGgtacatattatacataatgaTGAAGTCATATGTAATCAAGAGGACGATCAAAAAGGTAATTACGTGACAAACCAGGATGATAACCTAgctcaagaaaaaaaagaaacacaTTCTGAAGATCATTTTCATGATAgtatatcaaataataatagttacGCTGATGTTAATGCATGCATGGGGGAAATGTATGCTGCATGCGATGAGAGTGAAAAGAATGTAGAAGAACACCCATATGAATGTGTACGTGAAGTGGTTCATTCGGAAAATGAACAAGCAGAAAAGTGTGTAGAGGTAAAGGAGGAGATAAAAGGAGACATGAATTTCATACAAAGTGGGGATGCAGCAAGTGGGGATGTAGAAGCTGCAGATGTAGAAGGAGCAGGTGTAGAAGCTGCAGATGTAGAAGGAGAAGGTGTAGAAGCTGCAGATGTAGAAGGAGCAGGTGTAGAAGCTGCAGATGTAGAAGGAGCAGATGTAGAAGGAGCAGATGTAGAAGGAGCAGATGTAGAAGGTGTGCATGTAGAATGTGCAGATGAACAAAACAATGACCATATACCTACAAAggacaaaataaataatgaagatgttttttttgataataacAATGATAAGGAACATATAAGAAGTAATTCATCAAATGAAGAATCCTTTACCAAGCAATTAAAGGATGAGATAAATAGCTCCAACGAAAAAGACGATGAGGAAAAAGAAGatagtttaaaaaaaactGAGAACTTAAATGAAGAACATATAGAAAAAGATGGAAATAACTTATCATaccttttaaataataataataatattgtgaGTTGCAGTGGTGTGGatataaaaaacaatatttcagaaagaaatataatatataatatgaatgacaatttatatgataatgtTGCCAAAGAtagatataattattttgaacATGATAAGAAACAAcctataaataatgaagaagatattaataaaaataataataataatgataatatgaattgtaatacacatatatcatatagcaatattaataaatttgttactaataataaagaatattttatgaataataaaaataatgaaaatgataaaaaaatgttcCCTTCatataaagaacaaaaaaattcaacaaatataaataaaagtttACCTCATTTTggtaaaaaagaagatatacAAGATAACGTGATTAATAAAGAATTACATATAGAACATATAATAGAAGATAAAATTGagagaattaaaaaattagttaaaatatatcgagaaaaatatattacagaTCACAGATTAAATACATTAAATCAAGATATAGCATTCAAAATATTTACCATGTTTTATAAAGTATGTTAtggaaaaaagaaacatacatatacatctttttttgaaaagttccaaatatgtacatacaatgatattcttcttttatgTGATGAGGTtgcaaaattatttaaaatggaAAACTCATTAGAAAACGTTACATTGCCTTGTAAAGTTTTTGGTGATGTACATGGAAATTTATTTGATCTTTTGGACttctttaatttatataattggcCTAtgcataataataagaatttaTTACTTACTGAAAGCGATTTAAGAAAATTTGAATATATCCATAATGATAAAGATATAcatatagataaaaataaagatatgcaatataatgataatgacattaaatatgtatttttaggaaatttaataaatagaGGAAATTATTCTTTAGAAGTTATTTGTTTGTTATTCagtttaaaaattttatttccaaaacatatttatcttttaagaGGAAATCATGAAGAtagattatttaattatatttatggtttttataaagatatcgaaataaaaatgaaaacaaatatggaatatatgggaattataaattatcaaGAACAAGTTATTTCTGCTCATTCATATGAACTATTCAACAGAATAAATGATGTTTTTGAATTTTTCCCATTATGTGTTTtattagataaaaatattctatGTATACATGGTGGTATAGGTGATAGTGTTATGACTATTTCAGATTATCAACATATACGTAAACCTATTTTAATTCCACAAAATGTAGATagatatagtaataataaaagcgAACAtgtcaaaaaaattatcattgATACTTTGTGGTCAGATcctattaattataatgatgaactagatttacaattattaaaaaattcatcTACTTATGATATAATCCCATCCAGAAGAGGAAATATCACATTCAAATTTGGAAAACATAGACTTAATgatttcttaaaaaataacCAACTCAAACTAATTATAAGAGGACATGAATGTGTTCAAGAAggatataaatattcttaCAAAAGAAAATTGCTAACCCTCTTTTCAGCTAAAAATTATtgtaacaaatataataataatgcatCCAATGCATTCATTGtgaggaaaaataaaaatattattatctttaacCAAATATTGAAATATCAACACAATTGTAATACacttataaataatgaaaataaacaaGTCACCATAAATCAGctacaaaaatataacttTTCTAATGATAAATcgaatgataaaaaaacCTCTCCATTTTTTAACAATACACATCTGACAAAGAAAACATTTGCTGTATCTCATGGATATTTGTCAAAATGTGATGAAGAACTGAATGATCAATTGAACACCCATCCTTCTATGAAAAATTGTTcaggtaataataaaaattttaacaaGGATGcggataaaaattatatgaacgGTTCAGGTGAAAATAAAAGTTTTAACAAGGATGtggataaaaattatatgaacgGTTCAGGTGAAAATAAAAGTTTTAACAAGGATGtggataaaaattatatgaacgGTTCaggtgataataaaaattttaacaaTGATGtggataaaaattatatgaacgGTTCAGGTGATAATAAAGAGGATCTTAATAATAGTAGCAGTGTGCCCACGACTAACATTAATGAGCTTAATAAAAATGGTGCAATAAGTATATGCGAAAATGAAGTATTgatgaataataaatatgggGTGGTTTCAAATATGAGTGAACAAAGTAGAAACAGTACTGAAAATGTGGCtagtaataatgatatgGATATAAATACAGTAAACCAAATAAGTAaaagtataataaaaaaaaagtggaGAGACACAAGAACGAATCAAAATTTGAATTcgaataaaatgaataggAATAATAATTCACAATTGATTAATGATATGGGAtctgttaatatatataaggaagttgaatatgaagaagatgataaGATAGAAAAGGAGATACAAAGGGAGGAACAGAAcgatatacaaaataatgtaCAAATCAATTTACAGAATGATGTACTAAAACAAGTTGAGAACATAAATGTTGAAATATCGAATGATAATATGcacaataaaaatgatgtgCATTATATTTCTATGAATGAGATAAATagtgataaaataaaaagtagtcatattaatgataatgtATATGATAAGAATGAATCATCAACATTTTCCTTTGAACATAAGGAAACATATGATGAAAAAGgagataatgaaaaagaacaaaGAAACTTGGAAAGAGCAGATtctgaaaaaaagaatattgtaaatgatgattatgatttttatagttatgatgaaatatatattaatagttTAATAAATAGTAAAATATGGGagaaaaatgatgatgattataaaataatagaaaGGAAAGATACAAATGATgagttatataaaattgaaGATAAATTACAGAAACAagttaatatacataatgttataaatgaattttttaataatgaagaaatttATCAAGAAAAAACAGATAGTAATTATAACATGTCAAATGAAAATGAGAGTATATCAGGAGATAAtgaaaattcaaaaaaaaattattattcaaaattatcaaaaattaatgaaatgTATACTAATAAACACAATGATGGTGATAAAATAGATGAGCAAATGAGTGATATAAATTCTGTAGACttaataaatgaatttaCATCAAAATCATTGGATTTTATGATGCCACCTAATTTAGGTTTAGGAAACAGAACGCAattaaaaaaggatataagTATGAAGGAAAATAACAAGGATCAAAGGAATAATGTTACTACCTTGAAATCATTAAGAggggataataatataaaggatTCATCAAAtaa gaTGCAGATGCAGTGCTTGCCACCTGACCCAAAACCGCAAACAAAAATTACCTTTCAAAAAAGTTTAGAGAAAATTAATGATTCGTAG